The Epilithonimonas zeae genome contains a region encoding:
- a CDS encoding ABC transporter permease: MEIKNPVILSISKVISNFFNPLVSLVIYFFYYSYKNYTWEEASKKFLPILLLLIIPIAIWIYKNVKNGNYTNMDVSNRKQRHSLYIFIIIATVIFLGVDFYLHKEMDWTIFMLCILLILMQVSNFFIKSSMHTSLNIYVAALFFAIEPVIGIFWFALSIIIGITRIILKRHTPKEVFSGASIAIFVSLIYLIMVKTIIF; this comes from the coding sequence ATGGAAATCAAAAACCCCGTTATTCTCTCTATCTCGAAAGTGATTTCGAATTTCTTCAACCCTTTGGTTTCATTGGTTATTTACTTTTTTTATTACAGCTATAAAAATTATACTTGGGAAGAAGCCTCAAAGAAATTCCTCCCGATCTTATTGTTGCTGATTATTCCTATTGCTATCTGGATTTACAAAAATGTAAAAAACGGAAACTATACCAATATGGACGTTTCTAACCGGAAGCAACGCCACTCGCTTTACATTTTTATCATCATTGCAACTGTTATTTTCTTAGGAGTTGATTTTTATCTGCACAAGGAAATGGACTGGACGATTTTTATGCTCTGCATCTTATTAATATTAATGCAAGTCAGTAATTTTTTTATCAAAAGCTCGATGCACACGAGTCTTAATATATATGTTGCAGCTCTTTTTTTTGCGATAGAACCTGTCATTGGAATTTTTTGGTTTGCATTGTCAATCATCATTGGAATTACAAGAATTATTTTGAAAAGGCATACGCCGAAAGAAGTTTTTTCTGGTGCATCAATCGCCATATTTGTATCTTTAATTTACCTTATTATGGTAAAAACTATTATCTTTTAA
- the pdhA gene encoding pyruvate dehydrogenase (acetyl-transferring) E1 component subunit alpha, with protein MKEFSKEVYLKWYEEMTMWRRFEDKCRSLYLKQKIRGFLHLYNGQEAIPAGFTHAMDLSKDSMITAYRCHIHPMAMGVDPKRIMAELCGKATGTSQGMGGSMHIFSKEHRFYGGHGIVGGQIPLGAGIAFADKYFDRKAVNICFMGDGAVRQGSLHETFNMAMNWKLPVVFVCENNGYAMGTSVKRTANHEDIYKLGLGYEMPCLPVDAMDPEKVAEAAYEAIERARRGDGPTFIEARTYRYRGHSMSDAEPYRSKDEVAQYKLEDPIEIVKSRILENNWATEQELEAMDEKSREFVEECVEFMENSPYPDANLLYDYVYSTPDYPFINKLENN; from the coding sequence ATGAAAGAATTTTCTAAAGAAGTCTACCTTAAATGGTATGAAGAAATGACGATGTGGAGAAGGTTTGAAGACAAATGCCGTTCTCTTTATTTAAAACAAAAAATCAGAGGTTTTTTACATTTATATAACGGTCAGGAGGCAATTCCTGCAGGTTTTACCCACGCAATGGATCTGTCGAAGGATAGTATGATTACGGCATACAGATGCCACATCCATCCAATGGCAATGGGAGTTGACCCAAAAAGAATTATGGCAGAACTTTGTGGAAAAGCAACTGGAACATCTCAAGGTATGGGAGGTTCTATGCATATTTTCAGCAAAGAGCACCGTTTCTACGGAGGTCACGGTATTGTTGGTGGTCAGATTCCTTTGGGAGCTGGTATTGCTTTCGCAGATAAATATTTTGACAGAAAAGCAGTGAATATTTGTTTTATGGGAGATGGTGCAGTACGTCAAGGCTCGCTTCACGAGACTTTCAATATGGCAATGAACTGGAAACTTCCTGTAGTTTTCGTTTGTGAGAACAACGGTTATGCAATGGGAACTTCTGTTAAGAGAACTGCTAATCACGAAGATATCTATAAATTAGGATTAGGATACGAAATGCCTTGTCTTCCTGTAGATGCGATGGATCCAGAAAAAGTAGCAGAAGCAGCTTATGAGGCTATCGAAAGAGCAAGAAGAGGAGATGGACCAACTTTCATCGAGGCTAGAACTTACCGTTACAGAGGTCACTCTATGTCAGATGCTGAGCCTTACAGAAGCAAGGACGAAGTAGCACAATATAAATTGGAAGACCCAATCGAGATTGTGAAAAGCAGAATCTTGGAAAACAACTGGGCTACTGAACAAGAATTGGAAGCTATGGATGAGAAATCTAGGGAGTTTGTAGAAGAATGCGTTGAGTTTATGGAAAATTCTCCATATCCGGATGCAAATCTTCTTTACGACTATGTATATTCTACTCCGGATTATCCATTCATCAACAAGTTAGAAAATAATTAA
- a CDS encoding RNA recognition motif domain-containing protein, with the protein MNIFVSNINYATKDYQLQELFEEFGEVSSAKIITDRETGRSKGFGFVEMGDAEGKQAVEALNQKELNGKILNVTEARPREEKPRRSFDNNRGGGYGGGDRGGNRGGGNRW; encoded by the coding sequence ATGAACATTTTTGTTTCAAACATCAATTACGCAACTAAGGATTATCAGTTGCAAGAATTATTCGAAGAATTTGGAGAAGTATCTTCTGCAAAAATTATCACTGACAGAGAAACTGGGAGATCAAAAGGATTTGGTTTCGTAGAAATGGGTGATGCTGAAGGCAAACAAGCTGTTGAAGCATTAAACCAAAAGGAATTGAACGGAAAAATTCTTAACGTAACAGAAGCAAGACCAAGAGAAGAGAAGCCAAGAAGATCTTTCGATAACAACCGTGGCGGTGGTTACGGAGGTGGAGATAGAGGCGGAAACCGTGGAGGTGGAAACCGTTGGTAA
- a CDS encoding alpha/beta fold hydrolase, which produces MQKLLFLLILLMGFNLNAQTISGTVKNTDNEIIAYSSIGIKDSKNGAITNEKGDYQLELPQDSDSKITFSASGYQDKTVSTNELKVNPNIILDYKTTQIENVNIVAKQMKEKLVGQKSKPFLTFSKMFDQNIPTVEQGNIFPIYQKTKLKSYNFHIIPSSRYQEITLKLNIYKVKNNLPEQSLLEENIIYKTSTTGWQNIDLSNYRLIFNNLDKIAITLQLVDYKPMENFDFVFGISAKKTLSKDLLFRYQSQGNWETFDGSFISNIDISYDKTKNDKEIAEVENNTENDFKTNQLIVYYENKEKAKKTEFGKSKNGQFIDLNDAKIYYEEYGKGEPLLLLHGNNGSISDFYKQIPFFSKHYRVIAIDTRGQGRSTDLTTDDYSYDQFASDLYKIIQNLKLDKVNIVGWSDGGNTGLTFNLEHPELVNKLVTIGANLNPSGVDENLIKTFQQQLAENTGNPRLIKLMLNHPNINYKELTNIHNPVLVIAGRNDVIKPEHTNLIHSFIKDSELAIIPDSTHYVPFEQPEKLNDTILNFLKK; this is translated from the coding sequence ATGCAGAAACTCCTTTTTCTATTAATCCTTTTGATGGGATTCAACCTCAATGCACAGACGATTTCCGGAACTGTAAAAAACACGGACAACGAAATCATCGCTTACAGCTCTATTGGAATTAAAGATTCAAAAAACGGAGCTATTACCAATGAAAAAGGCGATTATCAATTAGAACTTCCTCAGGATTCAGACAGCAAAATTACTTTCAGCGCATCGGGATATCAGGACAAAACAGTTTCTACAAATGAACTTAAAGTGAATCCCAATATCATTCTCGATTACAAAACGACTCAAATTGAGAACGTCAATATCGTTGCGAAACAAATGAAAGAAAAGCTGGTTGGTCAAAAATCAAAGCCTTTTCTTACGTTTTCTAAAATGTTCGACCAGAATATTCCAACGGTTGAGCAAGGAAACATTTTTCCGATTTATCAAAAAACAAAACTCAAATCTTATAATTTTCATATCATCCCAAGTTCCAGATATCAGGAAATTACATTGAAACTGAATATTTATAAAGTAAAAAACAATCTTCCCGAGCAATCACTTTTGGAGGAGAATATCATTTACAAAACCTCAACAACAGGCTGGCAAAACATTGATTTGTCAAATTACAGATTAATATTCAATAATCTTGATAAAATTGCAATTACGTTGCAATTGGTAGATTATAAACCTATGGAAAATTTCGATTTTGTCTTCGGAATTTCTGCTAAGAAAACGCTATCCAAAGACCTTTTGTTCAGATATCAGAGTCAGGGCAATTGGGAAACTTTTGATGGCAGTTTTATTTCTAATATCGATATCAGCTATGATAAAACGAAAAACGATAAAGAGATTGCTGAAGTTGAAAACAATACTGAAAACGATTTCAAAACCAATCAGTTGATTGTTTATTATGAGAATAAGGAAAAAGCCAAGAAAACCGAATTCGGAAAAAGTAAAAATGGACAGTTCATTGATTTGAATGATGCTAAAATCTACTACGAAGAGTACGGAAAAGGCGAACCACTTTTGCTGCTACACGGGAACAACGGAAGCATTTCTGATTTCTACAAACAAATTCCTTTTTTCTCAAAACATTATCGTGTGATTGCTATAGATACACGTGGACAAGGCAGAAGCACAGATTTGACCACGGATGATTATTCTTATGATCAATTCGCTTCAGATCTTTATAAAATCATCCAAAATCTGAAACTCGATAAAGTGAATATCGTTGGCTGGAGTGACGGCGGAAATACAGGATTGACCTTCAATCTGGAACATCCGGAATTGGTCAATAAATTGGTAACCATTGGTGCCAATCTTAATCCTTCCGGCGTAGATGAAAATCTCATCAAAACATTCCAGCAACAACTTGCAGAAAATACGGGAAATCCACGATTAATCAAACTGATGCTGAACCATCCCAACATCAACTATAAAGAACTTACGAATATCCACAATCCTGTTTTGGTAATTGCCGGCAGAAATGATGTTATTAAACCGGAACATACCAATCTCATCCATTCCTTCATCAAGGATTCTGAACTGGCGATTATTCCGGATTCTACGCATTATGTTCCTTTCGAACAACCGGAAAAACTGAACGATACGATTCTCAATTTTCTGAAGAAATAA
- a CDS encoding aldo/keto reductase, with amino-acid sequence MFSEIIAGTMRWGIWGANHSEKDAQKLIEVCLEENITTFDHADIYGGHTTEELFGNAWKEMNIDREKVKFISKCGIVMNSEKKSSALKYYNYDSNYIQNCVDESLSNLKTDYLDVLLLHRPSPLMNPEEVANTFQILKDNGKVKHFGVSNFSVSQFELINQYFPLVTNQIEVSVNQISAFNDGTLDQMMIKGLRPTAWSVMGNYFSERSEQNIRLKNIIKDLCRKYNAEENQILLAFILKHPSRIIPVIGTSKAETIRELKKSLLIDLETIDWFRILEANRGAEVD; translated from the coding sequence ATGTTTTCAGAAATTATCGCTGGCACAATGCGTTGGGGAATTTGGGGAGCTAATCACTCCGAAAAAGATGCTCAGAAGTTGATAGAAGTTTGTCTGGAAGAAAATATCACAACATTTGATCATGCTGATATTTACGGCGGTCATACCACAGAAGAACTTTTTGGCAATGCCTGGAAAGAAATGAATATTGACAGAGAAAAAGTTAAGTTTATTTCCAAATGTGGGATTGTAATGAATTCTGAAAAGAAATCTTCCGCTCTCAAATATTACAATTACGATTCTAATTATATTCAAAATTGTGTTGATGAGAGTCTTTCTAATCTAAAAACAGATTACTTGGATGTTTTACTATTACATCGTCCATCGCCTTTGATGAATCCTGAGGAAGTAGCCAATACATTTCAAATTTTGAAAGACAATGGGAAAGTGAAACATTTTGGCGTAAGTAATTTTTCGGTTTCTCAGTTTGAACTAATTAATCAATATTTCCCACTAGTTACCAATCAGATTGAAGTTTCTGTTAATCAAATTTCAGCGTTCAATGATGGAACTTTGGATCAAATGATGATAAAAGGATTGAGGCCAACCGCTTGGTCCGTTATGGGAAATTATTTCTCTGAAAGATCTGAACAGAATATCAGATTAAAAAACATAATCAAAGATCTTTGCAGGAAATACAATGCAGAAGAAAATCAGATATTGTTAGCCTTCATTCTGAAACATCCATCAAGAATAATTCCAGTTATTGGTACTTCTAAAGCAGAAACTATTCGTGAGCTGAAAAAATCATTATTGATTGATTTGGAAACAATAGACTGGTTCAGAATATTGGAAGCAAACCGTGGAGCAGAGGTGGATTGA
- a CDS encoding DUF4153 domain-containing protein: MIQKLNEIFGKALYAIRQYPLVLLMALSASICLMFIAEDNFRTSEKVFTLTKFTLVSCLGISLMFGLKILSQRIGKQFLLELGGILFIVLLYFLLPKLEKDFTEVYAFLLVPTYILSHLFVSFAAFFRKKTEMDFWQYNKNLFINIFLTTIFTGVLTGGVELAIVAVDQLFDFNFSDKIYLRVFYLLAIFGSSLIFLLFNEKGLEYLEKEGAYPVVLKFFTQYILIPLLIIYVVILYFYSGKILLNWELPRGWVSYLVLAYSIVGILAILLVHPLKENSAKSWVKMFSKIFYFTLIPLLILLLTAIFTRILEYGYTEPRYYVLLLAIWLVTVMFYFILNKNQNIKFIPISLFAFGLFSLIFPYFNTFSVAKRSQENQLMKVLNDHKLLTSNQKINFKKSVADSVVTKIGNEFVFLIKRNDKDFLLNLIDTKKSKDLAKNINENNFWSANSDLYYSFSDIKKTDKYASDYDRLEVISDQNIIDVKDYQYVFYFNRYNHGNKKIGNDNFEIYDRVTDENPQFKVILNSDEEADFSSLIKDLVKKYKGKVGKVNVPEISMEADLGDYHLKMILGSFSTEQYRSNTYPNISYDDAYLLIRKK, encoded by the coding sequence ATGATTCAAAAATTAAACGAAATATTCGGGAAAGCCTTGTATGCAATTCGGCAATATCCTTTGGTTTTGCTGATGGCATTATCGGCTTCAATTTGCCTGATGTTCATTGCTGAAGATAACTTCCGAACCAGCGAAAAGGTTTTTACTTTAACTAAATTCACTTTAGTTTCCTGCCTCGGAATTTCGTTGATGTTTGGGTTGAAAATCCTTTCACAAAGAATCGGGAAACAGTTCTTATTAGAACTGGGTGGCATTCTTTTTATCGTTCTACTTTATTTTCTATTGCCAAAACTAGAGAAAGACTTTACAGAAGTTTATGCATTTTTGCTCGTTCCGACTTATATCTTATCCCATCTTTTTGTTTCGTTTGCGGCTTTTTTCAGGAAGAAAACCGAAATGGATTTTTGGCAATACAACAAGAATCTTTTCATCAATATTTTTCTGACAACGATTTTCACGGGCGTTTTGACTGGCGGCGTAGAATTAGCCATCGTTGCAGTAGACCAGCTTTTTGATTTTAATTTTAGTGATAAAATTTATCTGAGAGTATTTTATTTATTAGCCATTTTCGGAAGCAGTCTCATCTTTTTATTATTTAATGAAAAAGGATTAGAATATCTTGAAAAAGAAGGAGCTTATCCTGTCGTTCTGAAGTTTTTCACACAATACATTCTCATTCCACTTCTTATAATATATGTTGTCATTTTATATTTCTATTCGGGGAAAATCTTGTTGAATTGGGAACTACCTCGTGGTTGGGTTTCGTATCTGGTTCTCGCCTACTCTATCGTTGGGATTTTAGCCATTTTATTGGTTCATCCATTAAAAGAAAATTCTGCGAAATCGTGGGTTAAGATGTTTTCCAAGATTTTCTATTTTACCTTGATTCCTTTATTGATTTTGTTACTCACAGCAATTTTCACAAGGATTTTGGAATACGGATATACCGAACCAAGATATTACGTTTTACTTCTTGCGATTTGGCTGGTAACTGTGATGTTTTATTTTATACTTAATAAAAATCAGAATATCAAATTCATCCCAATCAGTCTTTTTGCTTTTGGATTATTTTCTTTGATTTTTCCTTATTTCAATACATTTTCGGTTGCTAAAAGAAGTCAGGAAAATCAACTGATGAAGGTTTTGAATGATCACAAATTATTAACCTCAAACCAAAAAATTAACTTCAAAAAGTCAGTTGCAGACAGCGTTGTAACAAAAATAGGAAACGAGTTTGTGTTTCTTATCAAGAGAAATGATAAAGATTTTTTATTAAATTTAATTGACACTAAAAAGAGTAAAGACCTTGCTAAAAACATTAATGAAAACAATTTCTGGAGCGCCAATTCTGATCTCTACTATAGCTTTTCAGACATAAAAAAAACAGATAAATACGCTTCTGATTATGACAGATTAGAAGTAATTTCAGATCAAAATATTATTGATGTAAAAGACTATCAATATGTTTTTTACTTCAACAGGTACAATCACGGTAACAAAAAAATTGGCAATGATAATTTTGAAATTTATGATAGAGTTACCGATGAAAATCCTCAGTTCAAAGTCATTTTAAATTCTGATGAAGAAGCTGATTTTTCTTCATTAATAAAAGATTTGGTTAAGAAATACAAAGGAAAAGTGGGTAAAGTCAACGTTCCGGAGATTTCTATGGAAGCCGACCTTGGCGATTATCATCTGAAAATGATCCTAGGAAGTTTTTCAACAGAACAGTACAGGAGCAATACTTATCCAAATATAAGTTATGACGATGCTTACTTGCTCATCCGAAAGAAATAA
- a CDS encoding helix-turn-helix domain-containing protein: MQTKVKTLREAKNLTQTELAEKSGLSLRTIQRIESGNIPKGFTLKAIAKTLEIEPENLFPKEENIPIDRAKLINLSALSGLIIPFGGIIFPAILTYKTQDSLNRELGKSIICVQIILAFIISVLLILSPFIQHWFSIQFPLFLIPLIAFIIIKLWIVIKNGISLNKTNQLSIKLKSNFF; encoded by the coding sequence ATGCAAACCAAAGTCAAAACCCTTCGCGAAGCCAAAAACCTAACTCAAACTGAGCTAGCAGAAAAATCTGGACTTTCTCTAAGAACGATTCAAAGAATTGAATCCGGAAATATCCCAAAAGGTTTTACTTTGAAAGCCATTGCAAAGACTTTGGAAATCGAACCAGAAAATCTGTTTCCCAAAGAAGAAAACATCCCAATCGACAGAGCAAAACTCATCAACCTTTCGGCTTTATCCGGATTGATTATTCCTTTTGGCGGGATTATTTTTCCGGCAATTTTGACTTACAAAACTCAGGATTCTCTCAATCGAGAATTAGGAAAAAGTATTATTTGTGTTCAGATTATTTTGGCATTTATTATTTCCGTTTTATTAATTTTAAGTCCGTTTATTCAGCATTGGTTTTCTATCCAATTTCCATTGTTTTTAATTCCATTAATTGCTTTTATCATCATCAAACTTTGGATTGTCATCAAAAACGGAATCAGTCTCAACAAAACCAATCAACTCTCTATAAAACTGAAAAGCAACTTCTTCTAA
- a CDS encoding EamA family transporter, whose product MNNLRHYLAAILAFSIWGTFSLVLKPLHSYASSDILFYRVFSCALIMSLVSILFKREKLKQNLNYFKSISKKAKRKTIIVNVGSSILLTANWFSFIYVMNHVSVRATSVAYLVCPIITTILAYFILKDKLSKLQWLSVFLSLVGCILLSYSNILDMFYSSLIGFTYAAYLVCQSQNKQFDKFLILNFHIVISALILLPFFPAYSGPVPMEFKFYFFVEIIAVMYTIVPLLLNLFALTGIASSKVGMILNINPIIAFILASTVYGEPLNIIQICAYSLIFVAVIVFNTKEIFRLNQEKVKLS is encoded by the coding sequence TTGAACAATCTTCGACATTATCTGGCTGCTATTTTAGCATTTTCTATTTGGGGAACTTTTAGTTTGGTGCTTAAACCCCTTCATTCTTACGCATCTTCTGACATCCTATTTTACAGGGTTTTCAGTTGTGCATTGATAATGTCGCTAGTTTCGATTCTTTTCAAAAGAGAAAAACTGAAACAGAACTTAAATTATTTCAAATCCATTTCTAAAAAAGCGAAAAGAAAAACGATTATTGTTAATGTCGGAAGCAGTATTCTGTTGACCGCCAATTGGTTTTCGTTTATCTATGTGATGAATCACGTGAGCGTTCGGGCAACGTCGGTCGCCTATTTGGTTTGTCCGATTATCACGACGATTCTGGCTTATTTTATATTGAAAGATAAATTGAGTAAACTTCAGTGGTTATCGGTTTTTCTGAGCTTAGTCGGCTGCATCTTATTGTCGTACAGCAATATTTTGGATATGTTTTACAGCAGCTTAATTGGTTTCACTTATGCGGCATATCTGGTTTGTCAAAGCCAAAATAAGCAATTCGATAAGTTTCTGATTCTGAATTTCCATATTGTTATTTCAGCTTTGATTTTGTTGCCATTTTTTCCGGCTTATTCAGGACCAGTTCCTATGGAATTCAAATTTTATTTCTTTGTCGAGATTATTGCAGTAATGTACACGATTGTCCCATTATTACTGAATCTATTTGCCTTAACAGGAATCGCTTCTTCAAAAGTCGGAATGATTCTGAATATCAATCCAATTATCGCATTCATCTTAGCCAGTACAGTTTATGGCGAACCATTAAATATAATTCAGATTTGTGCTTACTCATTAATATTTGTGGCAGTAATTGTTTTCAATACGAAAGAGATTTTCAGACTAAATCAGGAAAAAGTGAAATTATCTTAA
- a CDS encoding BlaI/MecI/CopY family transcriptional regulator, which yields MILQSLTPSEEEIMQLIWNKGQIYFRELMDSFSEPKPHQNTVSTFLKILVEKHYLSTEKQGRIYLYRPAVEFVEYRKFVLKRFLENYFNNSGRELFNVLLDEELITSEDFENLIKSKTVFATKKQEQENHIQDFIKEITSDKKSKKKEKDKKKKKDKKK from the coding sequence ATGATACTACAATCTTTAACACCTTCTGAGGAAGAAATAATGCAACTGATTTGGAACAAAGGGCAAATCTACTTCCGTGAGTTAATGGACAGCTTTTCAGAACCAAAACCGCATCAAAATACTGTTTCTACGTTCCTAAAAATACTTGTCGAAAAACACTATTTATCGACAGAAAAGCAAGGCAGAATTTATCTTTACAGACCTGCTGTAGAATTTGTAGAATACCGAAAATTTGTATTGAAAAGGTTTTTGGAAAATTATTTTAACAATTCCGGACGCGAACTTTTCAATGTTTTGTTGGATGAGGAATTAATAACTTCAGAAGACTTTGAGAACTTAATCAAATCAAAAACGGTTTTTGCTACCAAAAAGCAAGAGCAGGAAAATCACATTCAGGATTTTATCAAAGAAATAACCAGCGATAAAAAATCCAAGAAGAAGGAGAAGGACAAAAAGAAGAAAAAAGATAAGAAAAAGTAA
- a CDS encoding helix-turn-helix domain-containing protein produces MKIAIKNMVCNRCIAAVESIFENLKIDIIQISLGEVETKNEISDKELQTLNLKLKSTGFEILEDSSKKQIEKIKNLIIQKISDEDLDDNFILSEFLSSGLHRDYSSISKLFSQNENVTLEQYFILQKIEKVKELLLYKELNLTEISQKLGYKSVQHLSNQFKKITGFSPTQFLNSNEKKRIALDKV; encoded by the coding sequence ATGAAAATTGCTATCAAAAATATGGTTTGTAACCGCTGCATTGCTGCGGTGGAATCGATATTTGAGAACTTGAAAATTGACATCATTCAAATTTCATTAGGCGAAGTTGAAACCAAAAATGAGATTTCTGACAAAGAACTTCAAACCTTGAACTTGAAACTCAAATCAACTGGATTTGAAATTCTGGAAGATTCATCTAAAAAACAAATCGAGAAAATCAAAAATCTTATTATTCAAAAAATTTCGGATGAAGATTTGGATGACAATTTTATTTTGTCAGAATTCTTGAGTTCCGGATTACACAGAGATTACAGTTCTATCTCTAAGCTTTTTTCTCAGAATGAAAATGTAACGTTGGAGCAATATTTCATACTTCAAAAGATTGAAAAAGTAAAAGAATTGTTGCTTTACAAAGAATTGAATCTGACAGAGATTTCCCAAAAATTAGGTTACAAAAGTGTTCAGCATCTTTCCAATCAGTTCAAGAAAATCACAGGCTTCTCTCCTACTCAGTTTCTTAATTCTAATGAGAAAAAGAGGATTGCGTTGGATAAGGTTTGA
- a CDS encoding T9SS type A sorting domain-containing protein — protein sequence MKKFTLLFVMCCGFINAQFTTPNNGTTYTLASLSAAAPTVLQDKGTFYMMMDDITISATDKLIIDQNTTLSVNSDKTLYVFGEYKTTATNFLINSVDSGFPFKGIRFEDGSVVEMRNTRVDYAGGIRVLTANFLMDNCIVYKNHGGVSTSGALGFSKGSPVVSNSQFIENRKAAFGSAANATVSATFINNYISGNVTDNSNTPQINMGPGGADSLKIINNTIIGDRTKIMVGGISASALTGGVNKFRIEGNTIRDNRYGITSYGSTSSGVIRNNIIENNNTQNDPNLGGSGISISSAKDVVIAENEIRGNLWGITLLNNATVKLGTEESPGNNIFKNNVNNGNTVALFNNTTNIVNAVGNCWRENELSNDAMVLAVIGSQTANTINFKPYNCAETLAVSDVSKSKLSVYPNPSKNHFFLETENAGNIVIQDISGKVVFSSIVNKGRNEINTNLQSGVYIITQQSEGKKSNTKLIIK from the coding sequence ATGAAGAAATTTACATTATTATTTGTGATGTGTTGTGGTTTTATCAATGCACAATTCACAACTCCAAACAATGGAACAACCTACACACTGGCCAGTCTTTCTGCAGCTGCACCCACAGTTTTGCAAGATAAAGGTACTTTTTATATGATGATGGATGACATTACCATTTCTGCAACTGATAAACTGATTATCGACCAGAATACAACTTTGAGTGTGAATAGTGATAAAACACTTTATGTCTTTGGCGAATATAAAACTACAGCAACCAATTTTTTAATTAACTCTGTAGATTCTGGTTTTCCATTTAAAGGAATTCGTTTTGAGGACGGATCTGTCGTAGAGATGCGAAATACTAGAGTAGATTATGCTGGTGGAATCCGAGTTTTAACGGCTAATTTCCTAATGGACAATTGTATTGTTTATAAAAATCACGGTGGCGTTTCCACAAGTGGCGCTCTTGGTTTTTCTAAAGGTAGCCCGGTTGTTAGCAATTCTCAATTTATAGAAAACAGAAAAGCTGCTTTTGGCTCCGCTGCAAATGCTACAGTTTCTGCCACATTTATCAACAATTACATCTCTGGAAACGTAACAGATAACAGCAATACGCCTCAAATCAATATGGGACCAGGCGGTGCAGATTCTCTGAAAATCATCAATAATACAATCATTGGAGACCGTACAAAAATTATGGTTGGCGGTATTTCTGCTTCTGCTTTGACTGGTGGTGTGAACAAATTCCGTATAGAAGGTAACACTATAAGAGACAACCGATATGGTATCACTTCCTATGGCTCTACTTCTTCTGGAGTCATCAGAAATAATATTATTGAGAACAACAATACCCAGAATGATCCAAACCTTGGTGGTAGCGGAATATCAATTTCCAGCGCTAAAGACGTTGTAATTGCTGAGAATGAAATCAGAGGGAATCTTTGGGGAATCACTTTGTTGAATAATGCGACTGTGAAACTAGGCACGGAAGAAAGCCCTGGCAATAATATTTTCAAAAATAATGTCAACAACGGTAATACTGTTGCACTTTTCAATAATACGACTAATATTGTAAACGCTGTAGGCAACTGCTGGAGAGAAAATGAACTGTCCAATGATGCGATGGTTCTTGCCGTTATCGGAAGCCAGACTGCTAATACTATCAATTTTAAACCATACAATTGCGCAGAAACTTTGGCAGTTTCGGACGTTTCTAAATCTAAACTGAGTGTTTACCCTAATCCAAGTAAAAACCATTTCTTTCTGGAAACTGAAAATGCTGGAAACATCGTGATACAAGATATTAGCGGAAAAGTTGTTTTTTCTTCTATTGTTAATAAAGGCAGAAATGAAATCAATACCAATCTACAATCTGGTGTTTATATCATCACGCAACAATCTGAAGGTAAAAAATCAAATACTAAATTGATTATTAAATAA